In Nitrospira sp., a single genomic region encodes these proteins:
- a CDS encoding transposase, whose amino-acid sequence MRVDSGFCVTAFLTALDARELPYIVVARLTPFIRKLVIHRIPEADWCPLARGIAVADLMATVPAWHGQHRRFVCLRQTLTDRPDASGRRLIECPGYTYRVFVTSVPYAAELVTRMYAERADSENRIKELKEDLSLDTFCLQSFDATDAAFRTGCVLYNFLVGFRETVLPSCWFERRLRTVRDRVFLVGADLIPKARRLRVRFAVPPEERPEFLHRLRTLSAGLPIAAQLEWLLTEPDELIQASNPAASPLRSLHQASRASPKRISTAESGLSARFLSDGTWDKTYGEGGATLNKAPRSKLRGITELKHSELPEIVVGLPLPLHRPFDRLPVRSLPHRRHIVPVSPKFPAPQYSFHSGFPSKVFSGCEALDDRHHPSRRHFRMRTAAQKDVILIRSNRFHLDRKPIRNLCRRLLDNHRHLLL is encoded by the coding sequence GTGCGGGTGGATTCGGGGTTCTGTGTGACGGCGTTTCTCACCGCGTTGGACGCGCGCGAGCTTCCGTACATCGTCGTGGCGCGGTTGACGCCGTTCATACGCAAGCTGGTGATCCACCGGATTCCCGAAGCCGACTGGTGCCCCCTCGCGCGGGGCATCGCGGTCGCCGACCTCATGGCTACCGTGCCAGCCTGGCACGGGCAGCACCGGCGGTTTGTGTGCCTGCGTCAAACACTGACCGACCGGCCTGACGCCAGTGGGCGACGGCTGATCGAGTGTCCGGGCTATACCTATCGGGTCTTCGTCACCTCCGTGCCCTACGCCGCGGAGCTGGTGACCCGCATGTACGCGGAGCGCGCGGACAGCGAGAATCGGATCAAGGAGCTGAAAGAGGATCTGAGTCTGGACACGTTCTGTCTCCAGTCGTTTGACGCGACCGATGCGGCCTTCCGAACGGGCTGCGTCCTCTACAATTTCTTGGTGGGGTTCCGGGAGACGGTGCTTCCGTCCTGTTGGTTTGAACGGCGGCTGCGGACGGTCCGGGATCGGGTATTCCTGGTTGGAGCCGATCTGATTCCCAAGGCCAGACGACTGCGCGTCCGGTTTGCGGTGCCACCGGAGGAACGACCGGAGTTCCTCCACCGCCTCCGGACACTCTCCGCTGGGCTGCCAATTGCGGCGCAGTTGGAATGGTTGCTCACGGAGCCCGACGAGTTGATTCAGGCCTCCAATCCCGCTGCATCACCCCTCCGATCCCTGCATCAGGCGTCCAGGGCCTCCCCTAAGCGCATCTCAACTGCAGAATCCGGGCTCAGTGCACGGTTTTTATCCGATGGAACGTGGGACAAAACCTATGGAGAGGGTGGCGCAACTCTCAATAAAGCTCCCCGCAGCAAGCTGCGGGGTATCACAGAACTAAAACATTCGGAGTTGCCGGAGATTGTCGTGGGGTTGCCCTTGCCGTTGCACAGACCGTTCGACCGTCTGCCAGTTCGCTCGCTCCCCCACCGTCGCCACATCGTACCCGTCAGTCCAAAATTCCCCGCCCCACAGTACTCGTTCCACAGCGGGTTTCCGTCGAAAGTTTTCTCGGGCTGTGAGGCGCTTGACGATCGGCACCATCCGTCCCGGCGCCATTTTCGGATGCGCACTGCAGCGCAGAAGGATGTGATTCTTATCCGTTCCAATCGCTTCCATCTCGATCGGAAACCGATCCGCAATCTCTGCCGCCGTCTCCTGGATAATCACCGTCACCTCCTGCTCTAG
- a CDS encoding transposase → MGSLFIRTRFEHFTRYRRDPLLPRLLELRRFPSPDTLRRFLHGFSYGHTIEVSEALLRVSLGAMRPILLGHTLDLDLTVFCRYGEQGGSLKGHTPIKHGRPSHHPVVAWLSERRRLLWATLRAGHTGTANGAREFLAQALTM, encoded by the coding sequence ATGGGCTCTCTGTTTATACGAACACGGTTTGAGCATTTCACCCGGTATCGGCGGGATCCGCTGCTTCCGCGCTTGCTGGAACTTCGCCGATTTCCATCCCCGGATACGCTCCGACGCTTCTTGCACGGTTTCAGCTATGGGCACACCATCGAGGTGTCCGAGGCCCTGCTGCGAGTGTCGTTGGGGGCGATGCGGCCGATTCTGCTGGGCCATACGCTGGATTTGGATTTGACCGTCTTTTGTCGATATGGCGAGCAGGGCGGCAGCCTGAAGGGACATACCCCGATCAAACATGGGCGGCCCTCCCATCATCCGGTGGTCGCGTGGTTAAGCGAACGCCGACGGCTCTTGTGGGCCACCTTACGAGCCGGCCATACCGGGACGGCAAACGGTGCGCGGGAGTTTTTGGCCCAAGCGCTGACGATGTGA
- a CDS encoding HD domain-containing protein → MHIHSVDQVKPAVLTIQGMLQKIDRLNLPPTSRCDLESILVRQVTKELDCLLPWQAGHGEATSVITMQIGQAMGLHKEVLHQLELAALLHDIGLLMLPAPLRTSRQPLDADSYATIQNHPRLGSILLEPFAFLREATAMIAHHHEQWDGSGYPYGLRREFIPLGARILAVADAFVAIQVPQIRNRALRDCIALRILRIASGTQFDPVVVDILIEFLGNQPSNLLGTQRVDIPPGVLPTPASKWEAPPLPL, encoded by the coding sequence ATGCATATCCATAGCGTTGATCAGGTCAAACCCGCTGTTCTTACCATTCAAGGCATGCTCCAGAAGATCGACCGACTCAATCTTCCTCCGACATCCCGATGTGATTTGGAGAGCATTTTGGTTCGACAAGTGACGAAGGAACTAGATTGCCTTCTGCCTTGGCAAGCCGGACATGGCGAAGCCACCTCGGTCATTACCATGCAAATCGGACAAGCCATGGGATTGCATAAGGAGGTCCTGCACCAATTGGAGCTGGCTGCTCTCCTCCATGACATCGGTCTCTTGATGCTCCCTGCTCCCCTGCGGACGAGTCGACAACCGCTCGATGCGGACTCCTACGCAACTATTCAGAATCATCCTCGACTCGGATCTATCTTGCTTGAGCCGTTTGCCTTCCTCCGGGAGGCGACTGCCATGATCGCGCATCACCATGAGCAATGGGATGGATCAGGGTACCCCTACGGTCTCAGGAGAGAGTTCATTCCGTTGGGAGCGAGAATTCTAGCCGTTGCTGACGCGTTTGTGGCCATTCAGGTGCCACAGATTCGCAATCGAGCCCTGCGTGATTGCATCGCACTCCGAATCCTACGGATCGCCTCAGGCACTCAGTTTGATCCTGTTGTGGTTGACATTCTTATCGAGTTCCTTGGGAACCAGCCATCGAACCTTCTCGGAACGCAGAGAGTCGATATTCCCCCCGGCGTACTACCTACGCCGGCTTCAAAGTGGGAGGCCCCACCCCTCCCACTGTAA
- a CDS encoding FMN-binding protein encodes MSISLLCLLITLSLIPTLSIGAERIWDTDLKRFLTDQEMNMAEVYLKEDESLKLVFPKSERVRKEIIRLNPEKKTQIEERIGWKFPEESFEVYIGETGSQIDGYALVQNTIGKHKPMTYMVGVDNKGLVSDVELLVFREARGSEVRQKRFNAQYEGKSVLDPVRINKDIINISGATMSVRSMSAGIKRVLVLVDEFYLKPAGIGSDTVVSKKDKGFLPSIFGN; translated from the coding sequence ATGAGTATCAGCCTTTTGTGCTTATTGATCACTCTATCTCTAATCCCTACCCTCTCAATCGGAGCTGAGCGTATTTGGGATACCGATCTGAAACGCTTTCTCACCGATCAAGAGATGAATATGGCTGAGGTTTATCTCAAAGAAGACGAGAGCCTGAAGCTCGTGTTCCCAAAATCCGAACGCGTCCGAAAAGAGATCATCAGACTAAATCCCGAGAAAAAAACTCAGATCGAGGAGCGTATCGGCTGGAAGTTTCCTGAAGAATCCTTTGAAGTATATATCGGGGAGACCGGATCACAAATCGACGGCTATGCTCTCGTCCAGAATACGATCGGCAAGCACAAACCGATGACCTACATGGTTGGGGTGGATAACAAGGGATTGGTGTCCGATGTTGAACTGCTTGTGTTTCGTGAAGCACGCGGCAGTGAGGTTCGGCAGAAGCGGTTTAATGCACAATATGAGGGCAAGTCCGTCCTCGACCCAGTCCGGATCAATAAGGACATCATCAACATCTCTGGTGCCACCATGTCCGTCCGTTCCATGAGCGCCGGAATTAAACGAGTGCTGGTATTGGTCGACGAATTTTACCTGAAACCGGCTGGAATCGGTAGTGATACGGTGGTCTCCAAAAAGGACAAAGGCTTCCTGCCGTCGATATTTGGCAATTAG
- a CDS encoding FAD:protein FMN transferase, with the protein MRSCRTRGIRETFAGIDGKGDRTMKISQSSLSFLTILLLALIMLGGCAEIRSASPSIVTKRAQMHMGTLVTVTAVASDKKRGDHAVQAAFDEIKRLEQLLSTWRSDSELSRVNAEAGRQSVEVSRDTFEVVVRSLEMAQLTHGGFNIALGPAIEAWSVTERQDIPSESELQHVKPLIDWTSIRVDHEARTLFLPRNGMRVDVGGIGKGYAADRAVEEMKRAGAEGGVVALSGDIKTFGALPDRRGFPVGIRHPREEGALIAVIDLQDEAISTAGDYERFFERDGVRYHHILDPHTLQPARGCQSVTVIAKDGVVADGLDTGIFVLGPEEGMALVERLSDVEAIIIDANGTMRVSSGLRDRLRIP; encoded by the coding sequence ATGAGGTCATGCCGTACCCGCGGTATCCGAGAGACTTTCGCCGGCATTGATGGTAAGGGTGATAGGACAATGAAAATCTCTCAATCCTCTCTCAGCTTCTTGACGATCCTCCTTCTTGCTCTGATCATGCTAGGAGGTTGTGCAGAAATACGCTCAGCCTCTCCGTCCATTGTCACGAAACGTGCTCAGATGCACATGGGGACGCTTGTGACGGTTACAGCCGTTGCGTCGGACAAAAAGAGGGGTGACCATGCTGTTCAGGCTGCTTTCGATGAGATTAAGCGACTTGAACAGTTATTGAGTACGTGGCGTTCTGATAGTGAACTCTCACGGGTGAATGCCGAAGCCGGTCGTCAATCTGTCGAGGTAAGTCGAGATACATTTGAGGTGGTGGTGCGATCTCTGGAAATGGCGCAACTCACACATGGAGGCTTCAATATTGCGCTGGGACCTGCAATCGAAGCGTGGAGTGTAACCGAGCGACAGGATATTCCATCCGAGAGCGAGTTGCAGCACGTGAAGCCCCTCATCGACTGGACGAGCATTCGCGTGGATCACGAGGCTCGAACCCTTTTCCTGCCACGCAACGGAATGAGAGTGGATGTTGGTGGAATTGGCAAGGGATATGCCGCCGATCGAGCGGTTGAGGAGATGAAGCGGGCAGGAGCTGAAGGGGGAGTGGTCGCATTGTCAGGAGACATCAAAACATTCGGCGCGCTTCCGGATCGCCGTGGATTTCCCGTCGGTATCAGACACCCACGGGAAGAAGGAGCGTTGATTGCCGTCATTGATCTGCAAGATGAAGCGATCTCAACAGCTGGCGACTATGAACGGTTCTTTGAACGGGATGGCGTGAGGTATCATCATATCCTAGACCCTCACACGTTACAGCCGGCACGTGGATGTCAGAGTGTGACGGTGATTGCCAAGGACGGTGTAGTTGCCGACGGGCTCGATACAGGGATTTTTGTCCTGGGACCAGAAGAAGGGATGGCGTTGGTAGAACGCCTATCGGACGTCGAAGCGATCATCATCGATGCGAACGGCACCATGAGGGTGTCCTCAGGGCTTCGTGATCGGTTACGCATACCATGA
- a CDS encoding energy transducer TonB, with protein sequence MSPSSTSPNTPVASSGSQQSANIDYRWLTTLMAKWIEGLDKRYPPALRAEGIEGKVTLIALLHEDGSLSNVRIAKGSGNATLDQVALEDVRNGPPVKLDHPLERPQISVKLSISYDLRAAR encoded by the coding sequence ATGAGTCCCTCTTCAACCTCTCCTAATACTCCGGTAGCATCGTCCGGCTCACAGCAATCAGCCAATATCGACTATCGATGGCTCACCACTCTCATGGCAAAGTGGATCGAAGGCCTCGACAAGCGCTACCCCCCAGCATTGCGTGCCGAGGGGATTGAAGGAAAGGTCACGCTGATTGCGCTCTTGCACGAAGATGGCTCGCTGAGCAATGTGCGCATCGCCAAGGGTTCAGGGAATGCCACCTTGGACCAGGTGGCGTTGGAGGACGTCAGAAACGGTCCACCCGTGAAACTTGATCATCCACTTGAACGCCCTCAGATATCGGTAAAACTCTCTATCAGCTACGATCTACGGGCGGCCCGATAA
- a CDS encoding biopolymer transporter ExbD: MERNIDQINVIPLVDVMLVLLVIVLTTATFISTGQIPVNLAKAKAVSDRQDVPIVIALTADGNLFINDTPIPEGGLPTALSTRPRESAVVVRADKVTLLEKFVALVDEIRGLGFHQVSLEVIRL; encoded by the coding sequence ATGGAACGGAACATTGATCAAATCAACGTTATTCCGCTCGTCGATGTGATGTTGGTTCTGCTGGTCATCGTGTTGACCACGGCCACCTTCATCAGCACGGGGCAAATTCCCGTCAATCTCGCCAAAGCGAAAGCGGTCAGTGATCGGCAAGACGTGCCCATCGTGATTGCGTTGACGGCGGACGGGAACTTGTTTATTAACGATACGCCGATCCCAGAAGGCGGTCTTCCCACTGCCCTGAGCACTCGGCCCCGCGAGTCGGCGGTGGTCGTTCGTGCAGATAAGGTCACCTTGCTGGAAAAGTTCGTCGCCCTCGTCGATGAGATTCGAGGCTTAGGATTTCATCAGGTAAGCTTGGAGGTCATTCGGCTCTAA
- the exbB gene encoding TonB-system energizer ExbB, with the protein MDALKDVIDYGVIGLLLVLSVWSVAVAIERWLFYKRINFSQFSNAQLLEITLTQRLVIIGTVAANAPYIGLLGTVLGIMLTFHTMGTSGTMAVNTIMIGLSLALKATAVGLLVAIPCVVMNNLLRRRVTELLTEYKAQHGTEH; encoded by the coding sequence ATGGACGCATTGAAAGACGTGATTGATTACGGGGTTATCGGTCTCTTATTGGTGCTCAGTGTGTGGTCCGTCGCAGTGGCCATCGAACGGTGGCTCTTCTACAAACGGATCAACTTTTCCCAGTTTTCCAACGCGCAGCTGCTGGAAATTACCCTCACTCAGCGCCTGGTGATTATCGGCACCGTTGCCGCCAATGCTCCCTATATTGGCCTCCTCGGAACCGTGCTTGGTATCATGTTAACGTTCCATACGATGGGAACGTCTGGAACCATGGCGGTCAACACAATCATGATTGGGTTAAGTCTGGCATTAAAGGCGACCGCCGTCGGACTCTTGGTCGCGATTCCTTGCGTCGTGATGAACAACCTACTCCGTCGTCGCGTCACTGAACTGTTGACCGAGTATAAGGCACAACATGGAACGGAACATTGA
- a CDS encoding ABC transporter ATP-binding protein codes for MNIDHPHTRSQLFSQRTSILELRSVSCAYDPHQPAIRNISFSAKEGEILCLLGPSGCGKTTVLRAIAGFEPVRSGEIHLSGLVVSSPSETIPTEHRRVGMVFQEYALFPHLRVAGNIAFGLNHLPRAERTRRVDEMLCLTGLEGFERRYPHELSGGQQQRVALARALVQNPVLLLLDEPFSNLDPDMASRMRQEVHALLHQMNTTTIMVTHDHEEAFAMADRIAVLNQGILEQMDSPELIYHLPATQFVADFVGHADFISGQIHQGAVHTELGEFPNTITGSEGEHVVVMIRPDDVHLVPNKSAEPKIVARQFRGSENLYRVQLPSGQLVHSSESSTSVYQEGTSVELRVSATHTVLFQAEPPPRPLRHGEKLDAGGD; via the coding sequence ATGAATATCGACCACCCCCACACACGCTCTCAACTCTTCTCTCAGAGAACTTCGATCTTGGAGCTTCGTTCGGTCTCCTGTGCCTACGATCCACATCAACCTGCCATTCGCAATATTTCATTCTCCGCCAAAGAAGGTGAAATTCTCTGCCTGCTTGGACCATCCGGCTGCGGGAAAACCACCGTTCTGCGGGCCATCGCCGGATTCGAGCCCGTACGGTCTGGGGAAATTCACTTATCGGGACTGGTGGTCTCATCCCCCTCGGAGACGATTCCGACAGAACATCGCCGCGTCGGCATGGTCTTTCAGGAATACGCGCTCTTTCCGCACCTGCGTGTCGCCGGCAACATTGCGTTTGGACTCAACCACTTACCTCGGGCAGAACGAACACGTCGGGTCGATGAGATGCTGTGTCTGACCGGATTGGAAGGATTTGAACGCCGATACCCCCATGAATTATCGGGAGGACAGCAGCAACGAGTGGCACTCGCACGGGCGTTGGTGCAAAATCCGGTGTTACTCTTGCTGGATGAACCATTCAGCAATCTGGACCCCGACATGGCCAGTCGTATGCGCCAAGAGGTTCACGCCCTGTTACATCAGATGAACACTACCACCATCATGGTCACGCATGACCATGAGGAAGCCTTTGCCATGGCTGACCGTATCGCTGTATTGAATCAAGGGATACTCGAGCAGATGGATTCCCCTGAACTCATTTACCATCTCCCGGCCACACAGTTCGTGGCCGACTTTGTCGGCCACGCCGACTTCATTTCCGGCCAGATTCACCAGGGAGCGGTTCACACCGAGCTCGGAGAGTTCCCTAATACGATCACCGGCTCTGAAGGAGAACATGTGGTCGTCATGATTCGCCCAGACGACGTGCATCTTGTGCCTAATAAATCCGCTGAACCCAAAATCGTGGCAAGACAGTTCCGCGGATCTGAAAATTTGTACAGGGTTCAATTGCCTTCCGGTCAGCTCGTCCATAGTAGTGAAAGTTCGACCAGCGTCTACCAAGAAGGCACCTCCGTCGAACTCCGCGTGTCGGCAACCCATACCGTACTGTTTCAGGCCGAACCGCCCCCTCGTCCATTGCGACACGGGGAGAAACTGGACGCAGGTGGTGATTGA
- a CDS encoding iron ABC transporter permease, translated as MIAARSSSFSSLQLAALASAALILFPLIYIIALAFSADLDVWSRLWTTRVPELLWNTVFLAGAVAILALGLGVSTAWIVTRFEFPGRRFWELALVLPLAMPTYVLASVFNYLLGLGGPVEHIWQLVAGPQARIFSPQSFMGVTLVMALATFPFIYLLTRSALLNFNVSFEEVARTCGASSLRRIFFVTLPLLRPSIVAGVALVILYVVSDFGAVSLLRYQTLTYAVFQQMTGQLDNQAASILSLLLVVLALLFLLTERWFRRKSRYYQTAGRYRAPQRFHCSWLQTVGLTACLSVIMGAAFGVPMCLLIMWSFSPEALATLDARFFGFVWNSALLATLAATASVLIGLPLAYLASRKPTWFNIGCLQAAYAGYVLPGPVAALAVLVLCLNLIPVVYGTVIVLVLAYVLHFLPAGLQSLEPAIQQITPNLEEVARTLGLSARETVRQVTLPLIRNGIIVAWVLVFLQTMKELPATLLLRPVGFDTLAIRVWLEASEEYYQLAAPSALLIVLVGLPALVLLLSRDWRAA; from the coding sequence GTGATTGCCGCCCGCTCATCATCGTTCTCCTCCCTCCAATTGGCTGCTCTGGCCAGTGCCGCGCTGATTCTCTTCCCATTGATCTATATCATAGCCCTCGCCTTTTCAGCCGATTTGGATGTCTGGTCTCGCCTCTGGACAACCCGTGTACCTGAGCTCCTCTGGAACACGGTGTTCTTGGCCGGGGCTGTCGCAATTCTCGCGCTCGGACTGGGTGTCTCGACCGCATGGATCGTCACCCGATTTGAATTTCCTGGACGCCGATTTTGGGAATTGGCCCTCGTGCTTCCACTGGCCATGCCGACGTACGTGTTGGCCTCTGTCTTCAACTACCTCTTGGGATTGGGCGGCCCAGTCGAGCACATTTGGCAACTAGTGGCTGGCCCTCAAGCCAGAATCTTCTCGCCTCAAAGTTTTATGGGCGTCACTTTGGTCATGGCGCTCGCGACATTCCCGTTCATCTATTTGCTTACCCGCAGCGCACTCCTGAATTTCAACGTGTCGTTTGAAGAAGTCGCCCGTACCTGTGGCGCCTCCTCCCTGAGGAGAATCTTTTTCGTCACTCTCCCGCTGTTGCGACCGTCGATCGTCGCTGGTGTCGCACTGGTCATCCTGTATGTGGTCTCCGATTTCGGAGCGGTGTCATTGTTACGCTACCAAACACTGACCTATGCCGTGTTTCAACAAATGACCGGCCAGTTGGACAACCAGGCCGCCAGTATTTTGAGCCTGTTGTTGGTCGTCCTGGCACTCCTGTTCTTATTAACCGAACGATGGTTTCGCCGGAAGAGTCGTTATTATCAAACGGCTGGTCGCTACCGCGCTCCACAACGATTCCATTGCAGCTGGCTCCAGACAGTAGGCTTGACCGCATGTCTCTCCGTGATCATGGGAGCAGCCTTCGGTGTCCCCATGTGCCTCCTGATCATGTGGAGCTTCTCTCCGGAGGCTCTCGCCACTCTCGATGCACGGTTCTTCGGCTTTGTCTGGAACAGTGCCTTGCTCGCGACCCTGGCTGCCACAGCCAGTGTGCTCATCGGACTGCCGTTGGCCTATCTGGCAAGTCGAAAACCCACATGGTTCAACATCGGCTGCCTGCAGGCCGCCTATGCCGGCTACGTGTTACCAGGGCCAGTGGCCGCACTCGCCGTATTGGTCCTCTGTCTCAACCTGATACCGGTCGTCTATGGAACAGTGATCGTGTTGGTCCTCGCCTACGTCTTGCATTTCCTCCCGGCTGGTCTACAATCACTCGAGCCTGCAATCCAGCAGATCACACCCAATCTTGAGGAAGTTGCCCGCACCCTCGGGCTGAGCGCTCGCGAGACCGTGCGACAGGTCACGTTGCCACTGATCCGGAATGGCATCATCGTGGCCTGGGTCCTGGTCTTTCTTCAAACGATGAAAGAACTTCCCGCCACACTCCTGCTCCGCCCAGTCGGATTCGACACCCTAGCCATCCGCGTCTGGCTGGAAGCAAGCGAAGAATATTATCAACTGGCGGCTCCCTCTGCCCTCTTGATTGTGCTTGTCGGTCTGCCTGCCCTCGTCTTGTTGCTGTCCCGTGATTGGCGGGCCGCGTAA
- a CDS encoding extracellular solute-binding protein — protein sequence MGRAAACAALCLSIIIIPSVATAADQLTVYSGRAERLIKPVLDQFTAKTGIRIALLSSGTTELVNRMKAEGTRSPADVFITNDAGSLEIARTAGLFRPLSMREVERAIPPQFRATDNSWIGLSGRFWIIAYNTTMVKPDRIKSLLDLADSAWKGQLAIPNAGSEYLHAGVSVIRASIGDDRTKKFLEGLRDNAGTHVYQNSSQIVDAVAKGQVALGIVNHYYVYRHLATQPAAPVAVLMPDQQEGGMGAIMNVAGIGILKHTPRMEQAKLLVEFLVAQTGQKLFADLDKEYPLHPEVQADPALIERKNFRAAMVPLAKLAELRAPTLRLIEQVGMR from the coding sequence ATCGGCAGAGCAGCGGCCTGTGCCGCCCTGTGCCTCTCCATAATTATTATTCCGAGCGTCGCAACCGCCGCCGACCAGTTGACCGTCTACTCCGGCCGGGCAGAACGGTTGATCAAGCCGGTTCTGGACCAGTTCACCGCAAAGACCGGCATCCGCATCGCATTGTTGTCCTCCGGGACGACCGAACTGGTGAACCGGATGAAAGCGGAGGGCACCCGAAGTCCTGCTGATGTGTTCATCACGAACGACGCCGGAAGTTTGGAAATTGCCCGCACGGCTGGACTGTTCCGACCACTGAGCATGCGCGAAGTCGAAAGGGCGATTCCTCCTCAATTTCGCGCAACGGATAACAGCTGGATCGGCTTGTCAGGACGATTTTGGATCATCGCCTACAACACCACTATGGTAAAACCGGACCGAATCAAGTCGCTGCTGGACTTGGCCGATTCTGCATGGAAGGGACAACTCGCCATTCCGAACGCTGGGAGCGAATATCTGCACGCAGGGGTCTCCGTAATCCGTGCGAGCATCGGTGATGATCGCACCAAGAAATTCTTGGAGGGACTTCGCGACAACGCCGGGACACACGTCTACCAGAACAGTTCCCAGATCGTCGATGCGGTCGCGAAAGGTCAGGTCGCGCTGGGTATCGTCAATCATTACTATGTCTACCGGCACCTCGCCACACAACCGGCCGCGCCGGTAGCCGTGTTGATGCCTGATCAACAGGAAGGCGGGATGGGAGCCATTATGAACGTGGCCGGCATCGGTATCCTCAAGCACACGCCTCGCATGGAACAGGCCAAGCTGCTCGTCGAATTCCTCGTGGCGCAGACAGGTCAAAAGCTGTTCGCCGACCTCGACAAAGAATATCCACTCCATCCCGAGGTTCAAGCTGACCCGGCTCTCATCGAGCGAAAGAACTTCCGGGCGGCCATGGTGCCATTGGCCAAGCTTGCTGAACTCCGGGCACCCACCCTGCGACTCATCGAGCAAGTGGGCATGCGGTAA
- a CDS encoding transcriptional repressor — protein sequence MSKHAKEMSVLKEHLGRHQLKFTRQRELILDAFLKQEHITAEQMYHQLARKDPHLGLATIYRTLNLFCEAGLAQARHFGTQTQYDNVSHKGHHDHLICTGCGKIVEFENCDIERLQEEVATRNGFTISTHRLELYGLCSRCRH from the coding sequence ATGTCCAAACATGCCAAGGAAATGAGCGTTCTGAAAGAGCATCTCGGGAGACATCAACTCAAATTTACGCGCCAGCGTGAGTTGATCCTCGACGCGTTTTTGAAGCAAGAGCACATCACGGCCGAGCAGATGTACCACCAGTTGGCCCGCAAAGATCCCCATCTCGGACTTGCAACCATTTACCGGACCCTAAATCTGTTTTGCGAGGCGGGGCTCGCTCAAGCACGACACTTTGGGACGCAGACTCAGTATGACAACGTGTCCCATAAGGGCCATCACGATCATCTCATCTGCACAGGTTGCGGCAAGATCGTGGAATTTGAAAACTGCGATATCGAGCGTCTCCAAGAGGAAGTCGCGACCAGAAACGGCTTTACGATCAGCACCCACCGACTTGAACTCTATGGACTCTGTTCCCGCTGCCGTCATTGA